The genome window CCTTATCGCCTAAAATGTATGGCTTCATAGCAATTAGCGCTTCTGGTGCCATCCTTATGTGAAATTGTTTTTCTCAATTGTTTTTCCTTCAGTTCTTAAAACAGTGAATGTCTTCTAAACAGTGTGTGTAGGCCAGGCgcttataatttttttaaatctctAGATAATAAAGATGTCTGACGAAGGAAAGCTTTTTGTTGGAGGATTGTGTTTTGACACGGATGAAACTTCACTGGAAGAGGCGTTTTCCAAGTATGGCAACATTGCTAAAGGTATGTTGCATCTCCAGGACCCGGTTAGCAGTTTGGCAATGTTGCTTGTGTCGCCTCAAGTGGGCTTCGGCCATATGGGTGgttgattttattttttaaatcccccCGCAGTTGATGTTGTAAGAGACCGAGAGACTCGGAGGTCCAGGGGGTTCGGCTTTGTGACTTTTGAAAACCCTGAAGATGCCAAAGACGCAATGGCTGCAATGAATGGCAAGGTGAGGGGATTCTTTCCACGGACACATGCAGATCTTCGACTGATATAAATCAGTGGTATTAACTtctacccccctcctcctttAGTCTGTTGATGGCAGGATGATCCGTGTGGATGAAGCTGGCAAGTCGGGAGGAAGATCtgaccgtggtggtggtggtggcttcAGGGGGGGTTCTGGTGGCTTCAGGGGGGGTTCTGGTGGCTTCagaggaggcagaggaagagGTGGGCATGGTTATTTAGGAGGAGGTAAGGGCTGGCATTGCGAAGTGGTTAGCTTCCGTTTGCTCTAAGTCACACCCCTCTTTTTATTTTACCTTGCTCCAAACTGAAGGGCCTTTGACTGAAATGTTCTTATTTTTGACGTAGGTGGTGGCTATGGTGGTGGTGACAGAAGCTATGGTGGTGACAGAAGCTATGGTGGTGACAGAAGctatgggggaggagagagaagctaTGGAGGTGACAGAAGCTATGGTGGTGGAGGAGACAGAAGCTATGGTGGTAGCTACAGGAGTGGTGGAGGATACTCCTCTGGGGGTGGCAGCGGAGGTTACAGAGAGGCCAGGTAAGACTTAatttaatgtttttattttctcTAAAGTGTTGACTTTTAAGTGATCGGTCAGCTGGTTTTAGTAACATTAATAGGCTTTTAGCTTCATATGTTCTCTTTCTAGGATAATCATGTACTTTTCCTTGGTTTCCGTTAACCAGCATTCGTATGTGTACATTTTTAGGAGTGGTGGTGAAAGTGGTTATGGTGGCCGCTCTGGGGGATCCTACAGAGACAGCTATGACAGCTATGGTACGTTTGATGTAGCCTAGTTGCCATGATCTCACTGTTGGTATGGACTATAAATGTTTAGTACGGACTGGACATGATTGCATAGACTCCCAGAATGGCCCTGTAAGACTTGTTGCTCAGTATCCGAAAGCCTGTGCCCTCTTGGATTAGCATGTTAAAATACCCAGGTCTGCTCAAAAATCCAGCTCTGCCACCCACCCAGAAGCAGAAAGACATTTCAGTATTTTTTTTCCACTGAGTCAGTTTTCTTTTGAAGAGGCATAAGTTCACGTCCAATGCCCCTTGCCCTGATGCTTTACTGTTGCAATGAGAACCTTATGAGAACTGTGGCACAAAATATGAATAGGTTCTAGTCTACTGTGTGAGAAATGTCCGAATGCTGCAGTGCCTTTACACTTGTGGCTTCTTCTTGTCCTCAGCTACACACgagtaaaaacaaaaacaaacttcCTGATTGCAAGATCGTCCCTTCGCTGGCTGTTTTTTAAAAGATGCGCTCTTCGAAGACACTTTTTTTCTTCTGTTTGTGGTATCTGGTTCTAGTGTTTTCTTTAACATTCTTGGCAGTatctttagatttttttgtgttGTGTTCTACAGGATCTGTCATGGCAGTAATCCTGTAGCGTTTAATTTAATTATTGTAAGCCTTGACGCTCACTAAGGATCTTAATACCTTAAGTTCAGTATGCCCTTCTG of Salvelinus fontinalis isolate EN_2023a chromosome 12, ASM2944872v1, whole genome shotgun sequence contains these proteins:
- the LOC129867230 gene encoding cold-inducible RNA-binding protein B-like isoform X3, which codes for MSDEGKLFVGGLCFDTDETSLEEAFSKYGNIAKVDVVRDRETRRSRGFGFVTFENPEDAKDAMAAMNGKSVDGRMIRVDEAGKSGGRSDRGGGGGFRGGSGGFRGGSGGFRGGRGRGGHGYLGGGGGYGGGDRSYGGDRSYGGDRSYGGGERSYGGDRSYGGGGDRSYGGSYRSGGGYSSGGGSGGYREARSGGESGYGGRSGGSYRDSYDSYG
- the LOC129867230 gene encoding cold-inducible RNA-binding protein B-like isoform X2; translation: MSDEGKLFVGGLCFDTDETSLEEAFSKYGNIAKVDVVRDRETRRSRGFGFVTFENPEDAKDAMAAMNGKSVDGRMIRVDEAGKSGGRSDRGGGGGFRGGSGGFRGGSGGFRGGRGRGGHGYLGGGGGYGGGDRSYGGDRSYGGDRSYGGGERSYGGDRSYGGGGDRSYGGSYRSGGGYSSGGGSGGYREARSGGESGYGGRSGGSYRDSYDSYGTFDVA
- the LOC129867230 gene encoding cold-inducible RNA-binding protein B-like isoform X1, with the translated sequence MSDEGKLFVGGLCFDTDETSLEEAFSKYGNIAKVDVVRDRETRRSRGFGFVTFENPEDAKDAMAAMNGKSVDGRMIRVDEAGKSGGRSDRGGGGGFRGGSGGFRGGSGGFRGGRGRGGHGYLGGGGGYGGGDRSYGGDRSYGGDRSYGGGERSYGGDRSYGGGGDRSYGGSYRSGGGYSSGGGSGGYREARSGGESGYGGRSGGSYRDSYDSYATHE
- the LOC129867230 gene encoding cold-inducible RNA-binding protein B-like isoform X4, which encodes MSDEGKLFVGGLCFDTDETSLEEAFSKYGNIAKVDVVRDRETRRSRGFGFVTFENPEDAKDAMAAMNGKSVDGRMIRVDEAGKSGGRSDRGGGGGFRGGSGGFRGGSGGFRGGRGRGGGYGGGDRSYGGDRSYGGDRSYGGGERSYGGDRSYGGGGDRSYGGSYRSGGGYSSGGGSGGYREARSGGESGYGGRSGGSYRDSYDSYGTFDVA